A single region of the Acidobacteriota bacterium genome encodes:
- a CDS encoding Na+/H+ antiporter subunit D, with protein sequence MKDLLLVLPVMIPMSTGILTLLAWRRRRLQRGLSLAGAAGLVAAGVALFAEVSGRGILSSQIGGWPAPFGITFVADLFSAVMVLVAGLVGFTVALYSLASIDPILENFGYHPLYHFLLMGVSGAFLTGDLFNLYVWFEVMLVSSFVLMALGGGRRRTDGAVKYVTLNLLSSTLFLVALGILYGLAGTLNMADLAGKFAQASASQPVGVLRMLPMLFLIAFGIKAAAFPLFFWLPASYHTPPIAISALFAGLLTKVGVYALIRVFSLIFVGDTAYTHTLILVIAGLTMVTGVFGAISQNEFRRILSFHIVSQIGYMIMGLGLGTPLGLAAAVFYIAHHIVVKTNLFLISGVVQRLGGTLELGKLGGLYAARPLLAGLFLVPALSLAGVPPLSGFFAKLGLVQAGVADGRYLIVAVSLAVSLLTLYSMTKIWNEAFWKKAPEAGGGAAAAAGAGIRTPLVPIALLAVVTVLVGLAAGPVFGVAERAGAQLARPAGYIEAVLGGGNR encoded by the coding sequence ATGAAGGATCTCCTGCTGGTGCTCCCCGTGATGATCCCGATGTCGACCGGCATCCTCACGCTCCTGGCGTGGCGGCGGCGGCGGTTGCAGCGGGGCCTGTCGCTCGCGGGGGCGGCCGGCCTCGTCGCGGCCGGCGTCGCGCTCTTCGCGGAGGTGTCGGGGCGGGGGATCCTCTCCAGCCAGATCGGGGGCTGGCCCGCCCCCTTCGGGATCACCTTCGTGGCGGACCTCTTCAGCGCCGTCATGGTCCTGGTCGCCGGGCTGGTCGGGTTCACCGTGGCCCTCTACTCGCTCGCCAGCATCGACCCGATCCTCGAGAACTTCGGCTACCACCCGCTCTACCACTTTCTCCTCATGGGGGTCTCGGGCGCCTTCCTTACCGGAGACCTGTTCAACCTCTACGTGTGGTTCGAGGTCATGCTCGTCTCCTCCTTCGTGCTGATGGCGCTGGGGGGCGGGCGGCGGCGGACCGACGGGGCGGTCAAGTACGTGACCCTGAACCTCCTCTCCTCCACCCTCTTCCTGGTGGCGCTGGGGATCCTCTACGGGCTGGCCGGGACGCTGAACATGGCCGATCTCGCCGGCAAGTTCGCCCAGGCCTCCGCCTCCCAGCCGGTGGGGGTGCTGCGGATGCTCCCGATGCTCTTCCTGATCGCCTTCGGCATCAAGGCCGCCGCCTTCCCCCTCTTCTTCTGGCTCCCCGCCTCCTACCACACCCCCCCCATCGCCATTTCGGCCCTGTTCGCCGGGTTGCTCACCAAGGTGGGGGTCTACGCGCTGATCCGGGTCTTCAGCCTGATCTTCGTCGGGGACACGGCCTACACCCACACGCTGATCCTCGTCATCGCCGGGCTCACCATGGTGACCGGGGTGTTCGGGGCGATCTCCCAGAACGAGTTCCGCCGCATCCTCTCGTTCCACATCGTGAGCCAGATCGGGTACATGATCATGGGGCTGGGGCTCGGCACCCCGCTGGGGCTGGCGGCCGCGGTCTTCTACATCGCCCACCACATCGTCGTGAAGACCAACCTCTTCCTGATCAGCGGGGTGGTCCAGCGCCTGGGCGGCACCCTCGAGCTCGGGAAGCTCGGGGGGCTGTACGCCGCGCGGCCGTTGCTGGCGGGGCTGTTCCTCGTGCCCGCGCTCTCCCTGGCGGGAGTCCCCCCGCTGTCGGGCTTCTTCGCCAAGCTGGGGCTGGTCCAGGCGGGGGTCGCCGACGGCCGCTACCTGATCGTGGCCGTGTCCCTGGCCGTGTCGCTTCTGACCCTCTATTCCATGACCAAGATATGGAACGAGGCCTTCTGGAAGAAGGCGCCGGAGGCCGGCGGGGGGGCGGCCGCCGCGGCGGGCGCCGGCATCCGGACCCCCCTCGTCCCCATCGCGCTCCTGGCGGTCGTCACGGTCCTCGTCGGCCTGGCCGCGGGCCCGGTCTTCGGCGTCGCCGAGCGCGCGGGAGCGCAGCTGGCCCGGCCGGCCGGTTACATCGAGGCGGTCCTGGGGGGAGGGAATCGATGA
- a CDS encoding cation:proton antiporter produces the protein MAFVIGGLFAAGIYMMLRRSVVKLLIGLALLTQSVNLLIFDAAQLVRARIPIVPEGGHSLIPPYADPLPQAFILTAIVISFGVTSFAVALAYRALRTTGTDDLDRIGETERS, from the coding sequence ATGGCATTCGTCATCGGGGGGCTGTTCGCCGCGGGGATCTACATGATGCTCCGGCGCAGCGTGGTCAAGCTGCTGATCGGCCTGGCGCTGCTGACCCAGTCGGTCAACCTGCTGATCTTCGACGCCGCCCAGCTGGTCCGCGCCCGGATCCCCATCGTGCCGGAGGGGGGGCACTCCCTCATCCCGCCTTACGCCGACCCGCTGCCGCAGGCCTTCATCCTCACCGCGATCGTGATCAGCTTCGGGGTGACCTCTTTCGCCGTGGCGCTCGCCTACCGGGCCCTCCGGACGACGGGGACCGACGACCTGGACCGGATCGGGGAGACGGAGCGCTCATGA
- a CDS encoding Na+/H+ antiporter subunit B: protein MTSLILRVAVRVLMPLLLMFSIFLLVRGHNLPGGGFSGGLVAASAWALFAIVYGAAAARRALRVDPLDLIAAGLGTILVSGAVGLFAGRPFLTGRWGALDLGGYGVWPVGTPLLFDFGVYLSVIGVVLTIIFVLEEE from the coding sequence ATGACGTCGCTGATTCTGCGGGTGGCCGTCAGGGTGCTGATGCCGCTGCTGCTGATGTTTTCGATCTTTTTGCTGGTGCGCGGGCACAACCTGCCGGGCGGGGGGTTCTCCGGCGGGCTGGTGGCGGCCTCGGCCTGGGCCCTGTTCGCCATCGTCTACGGCGCCGCGGCGGCGCGGCGGGCGCTGCGGGTGGACCCCCTGGACCTGATCGCCGCCGGGCTCGGCACCATCCTGGTGAGCGGGGCCGTCGGCCTGTTTGCCGGGCGGCCGTTTCTGACCGGGCGCTGGGGCGCCCTCGACCTGGGCGGCTACGGCGTGTGGCCGGTCGGCACCCCGCTCCTGTTCGATTTCGGGGTCTACCTCTCGGTCATCGGGGTGGTGCTGACCATCATTTTCGTCCTGGAGGAGGAGTAG
- a CDS encoding DUF4040 domain-containing protein has product MAASILAGFGAAGAAPAFVRRFGPRAAAWIALVPAALALYYLSLARSGPAGPRVLPWAPSLGLNLSFTADGLGLLFALIVSGVGAVVAVYSSGYFGGDARLGRFYGWLLVFMAAMLGVVLSDNLLLLYIFWEITSVSSYILIGFDHEEARSRAAALQALVVTVAGGLCLLGGVVLLGIAGGSFEISTLIARREAIQAEPVFVPALVLVLLGAFTKSAQFPFHFWLPSAMAAPAPVSAYLHSAAMVKAGIYLLLRLHPLLGGNAVWTWVAGGAGLVTLLLGAFLALGQTDLKRLLAYSTVSALGMMTLLIGLGTPASLGAAVVFVTAHALYKGALFLSAGSVDHGAGTRDVRVLGGLGAPMPRTALGAGAAALSMAGVLPLLGAIGKEMAYEAGLQHGPGVAAAVVAGGLGFFFVAAVAGYGPFRGGTPAAAHEAPPRMWAGVWALAGCGLLLGLWPGAAAGLLGAAAAAAGAPGMELKLWHGFGPAFGLSLATLAAGAGLYALRARVREWVARMTWRRGPEAAYEALLGATLAAAGGLTRGLQSGRLRNYLVIIVLTLVGLAATPLLLFQGVHWPDIDYDLRFGEIGIAAVILLSAGLAVRSRSLLGAVAAMGAAGYAVATIYLRYGAPDLAMTQFLIESLTVLLFVLAFYRLPNFPRLSSRRARGRDAVVALLGGGLVTALVLVATGMQLHHPISDYYVQTAVGEAHGRNIVNVILVDFRGLDTLGEATVLGIAAIGVLALIKLKRKGP; this is encoded by the coding sequence CTGGCGGCGTCGATACTGGCCGGATTCGGGGCGGCGGGCGCGGCTCCCGCGTTCGTGCGCCGGTTCGGGCCCCGGGCGGCGGCCTGGATCGCCCTGGTGCCGGCCGCGCTCGCGCTGTACTACCTCTCCCTGGCGCGCTCCGGACCCGCGGGGCCGCGCGTCCTCCCCTGGGCCCCCTCCCTCGGGCTCAACCTCTCCTTTACGGCGGACGGGCTGGGACTCCTGTTCGCCCTGATCGTCAGCGGCGTCGGCGCCGTGGTCGCGGTCTACTCCTCCGGCTATTTCGGGGGGGACGCGCGGCTGGGGCGCTTCTACGGGTGGCTGCTGGTATTCATGGCCGCCATGCTGGGGGTGGTGCTCAGCGACAACCTCCTGCTCCTGTACATCTTCTGGGAAATCACGAGCGTCAGCTCCTACATCCTCATCGGGTTCGACCACGAGGAGGCGCGTTCGCGCGCGGCCGCCCTCCAGGCGCTGGTGGTGACGGTGGCGGGGGGGCTCTGCCTCCTGGGCGGGGTGGTGCTGCTGGGGATCGCGGGGGGGAGCTTCGAGATCTCCACCCTCATCGCCCGGCGCGAGGCGATCCAGGCGGAACCGGTCTTCGTCCCCGCCCTGGTCCTGGTCCTCCTCGGGGCCTTCACCAAGTCGGCGCAGTTCCCCTTCCACTTCTGGCTCCCGAGCGCCATGGCGGCCCCGGCGCCCGTGAGCGCCTACCTGCATTCGGCGGCGATGGTCAAGGCCGGGATCTACCTCCTGCTGCGCCTCCACCCGCTCCTGGGGGGGAACGCCGTCTGGACCTGGGTGGCGGGGGGCGCGGGGCTGGTCACCCTCCTCCTCGGGGCGTTCCTGGCGCTCGGTCAGACCGACCTGAAGCGGCTCCTGGCGTACTCCACCGTGAGCGCCCTGGGGATGATGACGCTGCTGATCGGGCTGGGGACGCCGGCGTCGCTCGGGGCCGCGGTCGTTTTCGTGACGGCGCACGCGCTCTATAAAGGGGCCCTCTTCCTGTCCGCCGGGTCGGTCGACCACGGGGCGGGGACGCGCGATGTCCGGGTCCTGGGCGGGCTTGGCGCTCCCATGCCGCGCACGGCGCTCGGGGCGGGAGCGGCCGCGCTCTCGATGGCGGGGGTGCTCCCCCTCCTGGGCGCCATCGGCAAGGAGATGGCCTACGAGGCGGGGCTCCAGCACGGCCCCGGCGTCGCCGCCGCGGTCGTGGCGGGGGGGCTCGGCTTCTTTTTCGTGGCCGCCGTGGCCGGGTACGGCCCCTTCCGGGGGGGGACGCCGGCCGCGGCGCACGAGGCCCCCCCCCGGATGTGGGCGGGGGTCTGGGCCCTGGCGGGGTGCGGCCTCCTCCTGGGCCTGTGGCCGGGCGCGGCGGCGGGGCTGCTCGGGGCCGCGGCCGCCGCGGCGGGAGCGCCGGGGATGGAGCTCAAGCTCTGGCACGGGTTCGGGCCCGCCTTCGGCCTCAGCCTGGCGACCCTGGCCGCCGGCGCCGGGCTCTACGCCCTGCGCGCCCGCGTCCGGGAGTGGGTCGCCCGGATGACGTGGCGTCGGGGGCCGGAAGCGGCCTACGAAGCGCTCCTCGGCGCCACCCTCGCGGCCGCGGGGGGGCTCACGCGCGGGCTGCAGAGCGGGCGGCTGCGCAACTACCTCGTCATCATCGTGCTGACCCTGGTGGGGCTGGCGGCGACCCCCCTCCTGCTCTTTCAGGGGGTCCACTGGCCCGACATCGACTACGACCTGCGCTTCGGGGAAATCGGGATCGCGGCGGTGATCCTTCTCTCCGCCGGGCTGGCGGTGCGGTCGCGCTCGCTCCTGGGCGCCGTCGCGGCCATGGGGGCGGCGGGGTACGCGGTGGCGACCATCTACCTGCGCTACGGCGCCCCCGACCTGGCCATGACGCAGTTTCTGATCGAGTCGCTCACGGTGCTCCTGTTCGTGCTGGCGTTCTACCGGCTGCCGAACTTCCCGAGGCTCAGTTCGCGCCGCGCGCGGGGGCGGGACGCCGTCGTGGCGCTCCTGGGGGGGGGGCTCGTCACGGCCCTGGTGCTGGTGGCCACCGGGATGCAGCTGCACCACCCGATTTCGGACTATTACGTGCAGACGGCCGTCGGCGAGGCCCACGGCCGCAACATCGTCAACGTCATCCTGGTCGACTTCCGCGGCCTGGACACCCTCGGCGAGGCCACGGTGCTGGGGATCGCGGCCATCGGGGTGCTGGCGCTGATCAAACTCAAGAGGAAGGGACCGTGA
- a CDS encoding CBS domain-containing protein, whose protein sequence is MFELEQRILMLLLLAGLLHARPRMSVWAKLGVAAAVLLALVAPAVPLGFPAAWLAAALIPLLLWQSAHRLANARWPISRAEIAVWLFIAAAIGFMLAAVSGMRMSAALLFGVLAASILWRGTEEAPAPASHLGQVGTLALCFLLAEIAPFVEAPGRYLLGLVGGAALGALCGYLFVHLARVRAESGWRLAAGPVQAYVAYGLGALFGLSGVAAAALGICVYVAYGSRRGLFPDGVVRPQPLDARPVFIGAVAVLAYTGWQVHVPLTPQLLAECVLGIGIGFLGIALGRRFGGSRFGGRMSYRGSLLPLGLLLLPALLVWPRETDLGGIPVAAALVLAWALTLGAKGALTPLLNLYAMVDEAETTIPQPDYLAGGTRVGEIMKGDTPRVRRDAPVAEVIEKLLAGGAGCVAVTDDEGGLEGLITESDLFIKQERLPRADVSYPSLFREPVKPDRLPEVYAEIAAKSVAADIMVPCAVSVKRHHNIRHAIRVMAEYGCAHLPVIDGAGGGFRGVLTRSDIIRAFSRETKS, encoded by the coding sequence ATGTTTGAGCTTGAGCAGAGAATCCTGATGCTGCTGTTGCTTGCGGGCCTGCTCCACGCCAGGCCCCGCATGAGCGTCTGGGCGAAGCTGGGGGTGGCCGCGGCCGTGCTGCTGGCCCTCGTCGCTCCCGCGGTTCCCCTCGGTTTTCCCGCCGCGTGGCTGGCGGCGGCCCTGATCCCGCTCCTGCTGTGGCAGTCGGCCCACCGGCTCGCCAACGCCCGCTGGCCCATCAGCCGCGCCGAAATCGCCGTCTGGCTCTTCATCGCGGCCGCCATCGGTTTCATGCTCGCGGCGGTCTCCGGGATGCGGATGTCGGCCGCCCTCCTTTTCGGCGTGCTGGCCGCCAGCATCCTCTGGCGGGGGACGGAGGAGGCCCCCGCCCCGGCCAGCCACCTGGGACAGGTGGGGACGCTCGCCCTCTGCTTCCTGCTGGCCGAGATCGCCCCCTTCGTCGAGGCGCCCGGGCGCTACCTCCTCGGCCTCGTGGGGGGGGCGGCCCTGGGGGCGCTGTGCGGGTACCTGTTCGTCCACCTGGCCCGGGTGCGGGCGGAGTCCGGCTGGCGGCTGGCCGCCGGCCCGGTCCAGGCCTACGTCGCCTACGGGCTGGGGGCGCTGTTCGGGCTCTCCGGGGTCGCGGCGGCCGCGCTGGGCATCTGCGTCTACGTGGCCTACGGCTCCAGGCGGGGGCTCTTCCCGGACGGCGTCGTGCGGCCGCAGCCGCTCGACGCGCGCCCCGTCTTCATCGGGGCGGTGGCGGTGCTGGCTTACACCGGCTGGCAGGTCCATGTCCCGTTGACGCCGCAGCTGCTGGCGGAGTGCGTCCTGGGGATCGGGATCGGGTTTTTGGGGATCGCGCTGGGCCGCCGCTTCGGCGGGAGCCGCTTCGGCGGGAGGATGTCCTACCGGGGGAGCCTCCTCCCCCTCGGGCTGCTCCTGCTCCCGGCCCTTCTCGTGTGGCCCAGGGAGACGGACCTCGGCGGGATCCCGGTGGCGGCGGCCCTGGTCCTGGCCTGGGCCCTCACGCTCGGGGCCAAGGGGGCCCTCACGCCGCTGCTCAACCTCTACGCCATGGTGGACGAAGCCGAGACCACCATTCCCCAGCCCGATTACCTCGCCGGCGGCACCCGGGTCGGAGAGATCATGAAGGGGGACACGCCGCGCGTGCGGCGGGACGCCCCGGTGGCCGAGGTGATCGAAAAGCTCCTCGCCGGGGGCGCGGGCTGCGTGGCGGTCACCGACGACGAAGGGGGGCTGGAGGGCCTGATCACCGAGAGCGACCTGTTCATCAAGCAGGAGCGGCTCCCGAGGGCCGACGTCTCCTACCCCTCCCTTTTCAGGGAACCGGTGAAGCCCGACCGGCTTCCGGAGGTGTACGCCGAAATCGCCGCGAAAAGCGTCGCCGCCGACATCATGGTCCCCTGCGCCGTCAGCGTGAAACGGCACCACAACATCCGACACGCCATCCGGGTCATGGCTGAGTACGGCTGCGCCCACCTCCCGGTGATCGACGGCGCGGGGGGCGGGTTCAGGGGCGTTCTGACGCGGAGCGACATCATCCGCGCCTTTTCCCGGGAAACGAAATCCTGA